A region of Haliotis asinina isolate JCU_RB_2024 chromosome 9, JCU_Hal_asi_v2, whole genome shotgun sequence DNA encodes the following proteins:
- the LOC137297383 gene encoding uncharacterized protein, whose product MLLMHGLILQILLVCGLIPQILLVYGLILHMLLVYGLIPQILLVYGLILHMLLVYGLIPQILLVYGLILHMLLVYGLIPQILLVYGLILQILLVYGLIPQILLVYGLILQMLLAY is encoded by the coding sequence ATGCTGCTGATGCACGGATTAATACTGCAGATACTGCTGGTGTGCGGATTAATACCGCAGATACTGCTGGTGTACGGATTAATCCTGCACATGCTGCTGGTGTACGGATTAATACCGCAGATATTGCTGGTGTACGGATTAATCCTGCACATGCTGCTGGTGTACGGATTAATACCGCAGATATTGCTGGTGTACGGATTAATCCTGCACATGCTGCTGGTGTACGGATTAATACCGCAGATACTGCTGGTGTACGGATTAATACTGCAGATACTGCTGGTGTACGGATTAATACCGCAGATACTGCTGGTGTACGGATTAATACTGCAGATGTTGCTGGCGTACTAG